The DNA region TCTCGACCGGTTGCTCGCGATGGGTGTCGACGCCTTCAAGACCGACTTCGGTGAGCGCATCCCGACCGACGTCGTGTGGCACGACGGCTCGGACCCCGAGCGCATGCACAACTACTACGCCCACCTCTACAACAAGGCGGTCTTCGACCTGCTGACCGAGCGGCGGGGGCCGGGCGAGGCGGTCGTGTTCGCGCGGTCGGCCACGGCCGGCGGTCAGCAGTTCCCGGTGCACTGGGGCGGCGACTGCTGGTCGACCTACGAGGCGATGGCCGAGTCGCTGCGTGGCGGGCTGTCCCTGTCGATGTCCGGCTTCGGCTACTGGAGCCACGACATCGGCGGCTTCGAGGGCACCCCGGACCCGTCCGTCTTCAAGCGGTGGACGGCGTTCGGCCTGCTCTCCTCGCACTCGCGGCTGCACGGCTCGGACTCCTACCGGGTGCCCTGGGCCTTCGACGACGAGGCCGTCGAGATCACGCGCCGGTTCACCCGGCTCAAGCTCACGCTGATGCCCTACCTCGCGCGGATCGCGGACGAGGCCCACACCGACGGTCTGCCGATGATGCGACCGATGGTGCTGGAGTTCCCGCACGACCGTGGGGCGGCGACCGTGGACACCCAGTACATGTTGGGCGACTCGCTGCTCGTCGCCCCGGTGTTCAGTGCCGACGGCACCGTCGAGTACTACGTGCCCGAGGGGACGTGGACGCATCTGGAGACGGGCGCCCAGGTGAGCGGTCCGCGGTGGATCCGTGAGCAGCATGCGCTCGACTCCCTGCCGCTCATGGTCCGGCCGGGCACCGTGGTCGCCATCGGCGCGCGTGACGACGTTCCCGACTACGACTACGCCGACGGCGTCCTGCTGCGCGTCGTCGAGCCGGCGGACGGCGTGCTGACCGAGGTGGTTGTCCCACGCGGCGGTGCCTGCGCCGATCAGTCCGCTGCCCGCTTCACCGTCCAGCGATCGGGCGGTGGCGTGCGCGTGACGGCGCAGGGGGCGCCGGGGACCTGGGGGGTCGCGGTCGTGCTCGCCGGTCGCCCCTGGCCCGCGACCTGGGCCGCGTCGGGGCAGCAGGACCTGGCGGTGGTCGCGCCCGACTAGGTGCGGGGCAGGGCCGTGCTGTCCCGAGGTGCTGTGCTGTCCCGATCGGTGACCTGCGGCGCGAACAGCCTCGTCTGCACGGCCCCGGAGCCGGCGAGCCGCTCCATGACCATGTCCACCGCGGCTGCGCCGATCTGCTGTGCGGGGATGTCGATCGAGGTCAGTGCGACGGACTGGCTGAGCGCCACGTCCGCGGGACACACCGCGAGCAGGGAGACGTCGTCGGGGATCCTCCGCCCGGCGGTCCGCAGCGCGCTGACGACCGTGGGCAGCGCCGACTCGTTGTGCACGACGACGGCTGTCACGTCCGGCATGTGCTCGAGAACGGCGGCGACGGCCCGCCTGGCACCGGCGCTGGTGCTCTCGCACGGCTCGACGAGGACCTCGACGTCGTCCACCAGCGCCTGGGCGCGATAGCCGCGCAGCATGCGGTCCGCGTAGGACGTGTGTCGATCGAGCACGGACGGCGGCGGCCCGATGAGCGCGATCCGGCGGTGGCCCAGCGCCGTGAGGTGGCTCAGTGCGAGGCGCCCGACCTCCTCGAAGTCGAGGTCCACGCAGCTCAGGGGCTGGGTGTGCCCCGGCAGGCCGATCAGGACCGCCGGCTGGCGCAGCCCGACGAGCGTGGGGATGCGCGCGTCCTGCGCCTCGACGTCCATCACGATGACGGCGTCCACCATCGAGCCGTTCGAGACGCGCTCGATGCCGACGACGTCGTCCTGGGTCAGCAGGAGCACGTCGTGCTCGAACTCGCGCGCCCTGGTCACCACTCCGGTGACGAACTGCATGATGACGTTGACGTCGACGCCGACCCGCAGGGGTGCCATCAGCGCGATCACGTTCGTCCGGCTCGAGGCCAGCGCACGCGCGCCGGCGTGCGGCCGGTAGCCGAGCTGGGCGATCGCCCGCTTGACCCGTTCCCGCGTCGGGCCGCTGATCGAGCGCTTGCCCGAGAGCACGTAGGAGACGGTCGAGGCGGAGACCCCGGCAGCGCGGGCGACGTCGTCGATCGTCGGCATCCGGCGCTCTGCACGGACGTCGCCCGGGGGTGGTGTGCTCATCGTCGCGCCGCCGGGCCGCCCGCGTGCACAGCACGTCGCATCTCGGTAGGGCCCAGCACGGAGAACGCTCCTTGATCATGAGGCTCGCGCAAGCCTACAGGGTGGCTCGGCGAGTGCTTCGGACGTGCAGCGCCCCGACGGGGGGTACCTGTCCAGGATGGTGCCCACGCCCGGCGTGGCCGCGCTCCCACTATGTGGACCGGGCCGACCGAATCGGTTCGATCGAGGCAGGATATGGCCCCATGACGACGACGCCATCGGCCGGCCGCACCTTCCCCCATGACTTCGTGTGGGGCGCCGCGACCGCTTCGTACCAGATCGAGGGCGCGGTGGACGAGGACGGGCGGGGCCCATCCATCTGGGACACCTTCGCTGCCACCCCCGGTCGGGTCCTCGACGGGCACACCGGCACCGTGGCGGCCGACCACTACCACCGGACCGCCGCCGACATCGCGATGATGCGGGAGCTCGGTCTCGACGCCTACCGCTTCTCGCTCGCCTGGCCGCGCATCCAGCCCATCGGCTCCGGTGCGTTCAACCAGAAGGGGCTCGACTTCTACTCGACGTTGATCGACGACCTCCTCGAGGCCGGGATCGACCCCGTCGTGACGATGTACCACTGGGACCTGCCTCAGGCCCTCGAGGACGCGGGTGGCTGGCCCAACCGCGAGACCGCCCTGCGCTTCGGCGACTACGCCGCGAAGATCGTCGAGACGTACGCCGACCGGGTCACGGTCTGGACGACGCTCAACGAGCCGTGGTGCTCCGCCTACCTCGGCTACGGCTCCGGCGTGCACGCGCCCGGCCGGACCGACGGCGCGGACGCCCTGGCCGCACTGCACCACCTGAACCTGGCGCACGGCCTCGGCGGTCGCGCGGTCCGGGACATCCTCGGTGACACCTCGCAGCTCTCGCTGACCCTGAACCTGCACGTCGCCCGCCCGGACGACCCGGAGTCGGCAGGCGACCTCAACGCTGCCCGCAAGATCGACGCGCTGGCGAACCGGGGGTTCCTCAACCCCGTCCTGGACGGGTACTACCCGCCGGACCTCATCGAGGACACGAAGGAAGTCACCGACTGGTCCTTCGTCAAGCCGGGTGACCTCGAGATCACCCACACCGGCCTCGACGTGCTCGGGGTGAACTTCTACTCCACCCAGCGGGTGCGCACCTACACGGGCGACCACGCGCGGGTGATGGCTGACGGTCACGGGAACGCCGCCGCGTCGCCGTGGATCGCCGCCGACGACGTGGAGTTCCTCGTCCAGCCGGGCCCGTACACCCAGATGGGCTGGAACGTCGACCCGACCGGCATGACCGAGCTCCTGGTGCGGCTCTCCCGGACCTACCCGGACCTGCCGATGATGATCACCGAGAACGGCGCGTCCTTCGCCGACGAGGTGGCACCGGACGGCAGGGTGCACGACGTGGAGCGCGTCTCCTACCTCGCCCGCCACCTGGACGCCGTCGGGCAGGCGATGGACGCCGGCGCCGACGTGCGCGGCTACTTCGTGTGGTCGCTGATGGACAACTTCGAGTGGGCCTACGGGTTCCACCGTCGGTTCGGGATCGTGCGCGTCGACTACGAGACCCTCGAGCGCACCTGGAAGGACTCGGCGTACTGGTACCGCGAGCTCCTGCGCACCGACGTGCTGCCCCCGGTGGAGCAGGCCGCGCAGCTGGCCTGAGCCGGACCACGACGGCGCGGGGGGAGAATGCCTCATGCCGTCGGGACGTAGATCAGGCAAGCGGCCCTGGGCGCAGGAGCACCCGGAGCTCGACGTCGACCGTGCCATGGGTGGTCGACGCGTCGAGGCTGCCCCCGACGGTCGATGGACCGTGCAGGCCGTTCCCGGCACGGGTTCGAAGACCTACCGGTGCCCCGGGTGCCACCAGGGGATCGGCCCCGGTACGGCGCACGTCGTCGCCTGGGCGAACGACTCCCTGCTCGGCGCCCAGACCGCTCTGGACGACCGCAGGCACTGGCACACCGCCTGCTGGCAGACCCGCGGCCGGCGCCGGTGAACGAGGCGCTGCCGCGGCCCCGGCTGATCGCGTCGGACCTCGACGGGACCCTGCTGCGCGATGACGGCCGGATGTCGGCGCGCACCGTGGCCGCCCTGCTGGCGATGCAGGCTGCCGGCATCGAGGTGGTCTTCGTCACCGCCCGACCGCCTCGCTGGGTCGACGAGGTCGCGCACGCCGTCGGCGACCACGGGGTCGTGATCTGCCTCAACGGTGCCTTCGTGTACGACGCGACGCAGCGCAGCGTCCTGGCCGAGCAGGCCATGTCCGACGGCCTGGTCCGTCAGCTCACCGCGGACCTGCGCTCGGCCCTGCCGACGATCGCCTTCGCGGCCGAGCGGCGCGGCGGGTTCGCCACCGAGCACCGCTTCTCCGGGCCGCACCCGGTCCCCGACGGGTCGCCCGCCGCATCGATGATCGAGGACCTGCTCGACGGCGCGACCGGCAAGCTCCTCGCGCGGTGCGTCGAGGTCCCCGACGCCGACCTCGTCGGGCTGGTCGCCGAGGTGCTCGCCGACCGCGCGATCGTGGCGTACTCCGGTGCCGTGGGCCTCGCCGAGATCAGCGGACCGGGGGTGACCAAGGCGTCGACCCTGGCCCGCTGGGCGGCTGAGCGGGGTTTCTGCCCGGGTGAGGTCTGGGCGTTCGGGGACATGCCGAACGACCTGCCGATGCTGCGCTGGGCGGGTCGATCCTTCGCCGTGGACAACGCCCACCCCGCGGTCCGGGCCATGGCCGACCACGTGTGCGGCTCCAACCAGGACGACGGCGTCGCTGCCGTCCTGGAGTCGATCCTCTCGGCAACCACCGGCAGCCACCGACAACCACCGACAGCCCCAGGCAGGGCCCGATAGGCTTCGGGTGATGAGCAGCGACAGCGCGGGCGGCACCGAGATCCGTGCCCTGAGCATCCTGCCCGCGCGTCGGACGGACATCGAGCTGCACACGGCGGACGGTCTGACCCTCGTCGGCGAGCTGGCTCTGCCCGCGGTCCGGCCACCGGTGGCGACCCTCGTCACGCTGCACCCGCTGCCGACGCACGGCGGCTTCATGGACTCCCACATCCTGCGCAAGGCCGCGTGGCGGCTGCCTGCGCTCGCCGACCTGGCCGTGCTGCGCTTCAACACCCGGGGCACCTCCAGCGCACGGGGGCGCAGCGAGGGCACCTTC from Cellulomonas sp. KRMCY2 includes:
- a CDS encoding LacI family DNA-binding transcriptional regulator gives rise to the protein MPTIDDVARAAGVSASTVSYVLSGKRSISGPTRERVKRAIAQLGYRPHAGARALASSRTNVIALMAPLRVGVDVNVIMQFVTGVVTRAREFEHDVLLLTQDDVVGIERVSNGSMVDAVIVMDVEAQDARIPTLVGLRQPAVLIGLPGHTQPLSCVDLDFEEVGRLALSHLTALGHRRIALIGPPPSVLDRHTSYADRMLRGYRAQALVDDVEVLVEPCESTSAGARRAVAAVLEHMPDVTAVVVHNESALPTVVSALRTAGRRIPDDVSLLAVCPADVALSQSVALTSIDIPAQQIGAAAVDMVMERLAGSGAVQTRLFAPQVTDRDSTAPRDSTALPRT
- a CDS encoding GH1 family beta-glucosidase, translated to MTTTPSAGRTFPHDFVWGAATASYQIEGAVDEDGRGPSIWDTFAATPGRVLDGHTGTVAADHYHRTAADIAMMRELGLDAYRFSLAWPRIQPIGSGAFNQKGLDFYSTLIDDLLEAGIDPVVTMYHWDLPQALEDAGGWPNRETALRFGDYAAKIVETYADRVTVWTTLNEPWCSAYLGYGSGVHAPGRTDGADALAALHHLNLAHGLGGRAVRDILGDTSQLSLTLNLHVARPDDPESAGDLNAARKIDALANRGFLNPVLDGYYPPDLIEDTKEVTDWSFVKPGDLEITHTGLDVLGVNFYSTQRVRTYTGDHARVMADGHGNAAASPWIAADDVEFLVQPGPYTQMGWNVDPTGMTELLVRLSRTYPDLPMMITENGASFADEVAPDGRVHDVERVSYLARHLDAVGQAMDAGADVRGYFVWSLMDNFEWAYGFHRRFGIVRVDYETLERTWKDSAYWYRELLRTDVLPPVEQAAQLA
- a CDS encoding HAD family hydrolase gives rise to the protein MNEALPRPRLIASDLDGTLLRDDGRMSARTVAALLAMQAAGIEVVFVTARPPRWVDEVAHAVGDHGVVICLNGAFVYDATQRSVLAEQAMSDGLVRQLTADLRSALPTIAFAAERRGGFATEHRFSGPHPVPDGSPAASMIEDLLDGATGKLLARCVEVPDADLVGLVAEVLADRAIVAYSGAVGLAEISGPGVTKASTLARWAAERGFCPGEVWAFGDMPNDLPMLRWAGRSFAVDNAHPAVRAMADHVCGSNQDDGVAAVLESILSATTGSHRQPPTAPGRAR